A genomic region of Candidatus Nanopelagicales bacterium contains the following coding sequences:
- a CDS encoding zinc-dependent alcohol dehydrogenase family protein encodes MKAVVFHGPSKMAWEDVADPRLVDDTDAIVRVETTTICGTDLHILKGDVPTVTDGRIIGHEAVGTIAEVGSAVKNVAIGDRVLVSCISACGVCRFCRDHRYGQCLGGGGWILGNEIDGTQAEYVRVPFADNSTYPVPAGFSDEETLMLSDILPTGYEIGVLNGQVRPGDSVVVVGAGPIGLSAISGSRLFSPSLVIAIDMAESRLVSAQEFGAEAVINNSEQDPIAAVLELTGGLGADVAIEAVGVPATFELATDLVRPGGHIANIGVHGTPATLHLERLWDRDVTITTGLVDTYSTPTLLKLLASHQLDARRFVTHHFTFDQFVEAYDVFSRAGETGALKVIISRPTQ; translated from the coding sequence ATGAAGGCTGTTGTATTTCACGGCCCGTCAAAGATGGCTTGGGAAGATGTCGCAGATCCGCGGTTGGTCGATGATACCGACGCCATTGTCCGCGTTGAGACGACGACGATTTGCGGCACTGATCTCCATATCCTCAAGGGTGACGTGCCGACCGTCACTGATGGCCGGATCATCGGGCACGAGGCTGTCGGAACCATTGCAGAGGTCGGCTCCGCGGTGAAGAACGTTGCGATCGGAGACCGGGTGCTGGTGTCCTGTATCAGCGCCTGCGGCGTTTGCAGGTTCTGCCGCGATCACCGGTACGGCCAGTGCCTTGGAGGCGGCGGGTGGATCCTCGGAAACGAGATTGACGGCACTCAGGCCGAATATGTACGCGTCCCGTTTGCCGACAACTCGACCTATCCAGTGCCTGCCGGATTCAGTGACGAAGAAACGCTGATGCTCTCCGACATTTTGCCGACTGGATATGAAATCGGAGTCCTGAACGGGCAGGTACGCCCTGGTGATTCTGTCGTCGTCGTCGGGGCCGGACCAATCGGGCTGTCCGCAATTAGCGGCTCACGGTTGTTCAGCCCGAGTCTGGTGATCGCGATCGATATGGCCGAGTCACGCCTGGTTTCCGCCCAGGAATTCGGCGCCGAAGCTGTGATCAACAACTCCGAGCAAGACCCGATTGCTGCGGTACTCGAGCTGACCGGTGGCCTCGGTGCGGACGTCGCCATCGAAGCGGTAGGGGTGCCTGCAACGTTCGAACTCGCGACAGATCTGGTTCGCCCCGGCGGACACATCGCCAACATCGGCGTACACGGCACACCCGCGACTTTGCACCTTGAACGACTCTGGGATCGAGACGTCACCATCACGACAGGTCTGGTCGATACGTACTCGACACCGACACTTCTCAAGCTCCTTGCCAGTCACCAACTCGACGCCAGACGCTTCGTCACCCACCACTTCACTTTCGATCAATTCGTTGAGGCGTACGACGTCTTCTCGCGAGCCGGCGAAACGGGCGCCCTCAAAGTCATCATCAGCAGGCCGACTCAATGA
- a CDS encoding ABC-F family ATP-binding cassette domain-containing protein: protein MSATVQARGVSASHGDRELFAGLDLVVAPGDVIGLVGPNGAGKTTLLRLLAGVREPDGGTISVSPASAHIGYLTQEPETSDDETVREHLTRRTGVLAAQLEFDRQSAALADDHEFAADSYSAARVGLAVLLLARFDAYLLDEPTNNLDSRGLEMLEEFVGGLDAPVVVISHDREFLARTVTTVVEIDRSLQQITTYGGGYEAFLDERSLARRQARLDYEQYSGR, encoded by the coding sequence ATGAGCGCAACCGTGCAGGCCAGGGGTGTGTCGGCCAGCCATGGTGACCGCGAGTTGTTCGCCGGCCTCGACCTAGTCGTCGCGCCCGGCGACGTCATCGGACTTGTCGGCCCGAACGGTGCTGGCAAGACCACTCTGCTGCGCTTGCTCGCTGGGGTTCGCGAACCTGATGGCGGCACGATCAGTGTCTCTCCGGCATCGGCTCACATCGGCTATCTCACGCAAGAGCCCGAGACGTCAGACGACGAGACCGTGCGCGAGCACCTCACGCGCCGCACCGGAGTACTGGCCGCGCAGTTGGAGTTCGACCGGCAGTCCGCAGCGCTCGCCGACGACCACGAGTTCGCAGCGGATTCCTACTCGGCGGCCCGTGTTGGTCTGGCCGTATTGCTGCTCGCGCGCTTCGACGCCTATCTGCTCGACGAGCCCACGAACAACCTCGACAGCCGCGGCCTCGAGATGCTGGAGGAGTTCGTCGGTGGCCTGGATGCCCCGGTGGTTGTTATTAGTCACGACCGCGAGTTCCTCGCCCGCACGGTGACTACGGTCGTGGAGATCGACCGCAGTCTGCAACAGATCACGACGTACGGCGGTGGATACGAGGCCTTTCTCGATGAGCGATCTCTTGCCCGCCGCCAGGCCCGTCTCGATTACGAGCAGTACTCCGGCCGG
- a CDS encoding SDR family oxidoreductase, which translates to MTHTFSLTHRTALITGAGSPDGIGVAVAQQLAQQGARVVLTATSDRVRDRAVELTAAGLQAHALIADLTDPAAAAVVVQSVVEDFGHLDIVVNNAGMVQTGVTLDVSTFADDTPATWHRQLEITLMTAVNVSRAVLPHMRKQRHGRIVMMSSVTGPLVVAAGSSAYAAAKAGMDGLMRSIAIEEGRNGINCTSVAPGWIQTGSSEPDELVAGLHTPVGRPGTPAEVAAVVGFLASDQASYVTGQTFVVDGGNTIQEIKGS; encoded by the coding sequence ATGACCCACACCTTCTCGCTCACTCACCGCACCGCGCTCATCACCGGTGCCGGATCGCCCGATGGCATCGGCGTTGCCGTCGCGCAACAGCTCGCCCAACAAGGTGCACGAGTGGTACTGACGGCCACGTCTGACCGGGTGCGCGATCGGGCGGTCGAGCTGACCGCAGCAGGTTTGCAAGCCCACGCGCTAATCGCGGACCTGACCGACCCCGCCGCAGCGGCCGTCGTGGTCCAGTCCGTGGTCGAGGACTTCGGCCACCTCGACATCGTGGTCAACAACGCGGGAATGGTTCAGACCGGCGTGACGCTCGACGTCAGCACTTTCGCCGACGATACGCCCGCCACGTGGCATCGCCAACTGGAAATCACCCTCATGACCGCGGTGAACGTCTCCCGTGCGGTGCTCCCGCACATGCGCAAGCAACGCCATGGCCGGATCGTCATGATGTCGAGCGTGACTGGGCCACTCGTGGTCGCCGCGGGCAGCAGCGCGTACGCCGCAGCGAAGGCTGGCATGGACGGTCTCATGCGATCGATCGCCATCGAGGAGGGCCGCAACGGCATTAACTGCACCTCGGTTGCGCCAGGCTGGATCCAGACGGGATCGTCGGAACCCGATGAACTCGTCGCCGGGTTGCACACACCAGTGGGCCGCCCGGGCACACCTGCGGAAGTCGCCGCAGTCGTCGGGTTTCTCGCCAGCGACCAGGCCTCCTACGTGACCGGCCAGACCTTCGTCGTCGACGGGGGAAACACGATCCAGGAAATCAAGGGATCCTAG
- a CDS encoding alcohol dehydrogenase catalytic domain-containing protein, with amino-acid sequence MRATYMYGAGDVRVIDADDPTIQQPADALVRVVRTCVCGSDLHPYHSMRATEAGTPMGHEFIGVVEQTGSEVTTVGTGDFVIAPFAVSCGHCEFCRAGLQTSCVNGGFWSDPRLGTAGGQAEAVRVPLADGTLVKVPGVDDTGDEALLASLLTLSDVYGTGWHAATRGAVTEGSTVCVIGDGAVGLLAVLSAQQLGAEKIVLMGRHPERTDLGREYGATAVVAERGEEGIAKVRDLTDGGSPIVLEAVGHLPAYQQAVGIVRPGGVISRVGVPQYQEAPIGFGSLFGPNVTLTGGPAPVRAYIEQLLPAVLNGSVNPGKVFDRTVGLEDTPKGYAAMDERTALKVLVQP; translated from the coding sequence ATGCGAGCTACCTACATGTACGGCGCAGGCGACGTCCGCGTCATCGACGCCGACGACCCGACCATCCAGCAGCCCGCCGACGCGCTTGTGCGCGTGGTCCGGACCTGCGTGTGCGGCAGCGACCTGCACCCCTATCACTCGATGCGGGCTACCGAGGCTGGCACGCCCATGGGGCACGAGTTCATCGGCGTAGTCGAGCAGACCGGCAGTGAAGTCACCACGGTCGGCACTGGCGACTTCGTGATTGCCCCATTCGCGGTCTCCTGCGGCCATTGCGAGTTCTGCCGCGCTGGGCTGCAGACATCGTGCGTCAACGGCGGCTTCTGGAGTGACCCCCGCTTGGGTACCGCCGGTGGCCAGGCCGAGGCGGTCCGCGTGCCGCTCGCTGACGGAACCTTGGTCAAGGTGCCCGGCGTGGACGACACCGGCGACGAAGCACTCCTTGCAAGTCTGCTGACTCTGTCTGACGTATACGGCACCGGCTGGCATGCCGCCACCCGTGGCGCAGTGACCGAGGGCAGTACCGTCTGCGTGATCGGCGACGGCGCTGTGGGCCTGCTGGCCGTGCTGTCGGCCCAGCAATTGGGCGCGGAGAAGATTGTGCTCATGGGTCGCCATCCGGAACGCACCGATCTTGGTCGCGAGTACGGTGCCACCGCTGTCGTCGCCGAGCGCGGCGAGGAGGGCATCGCGAAGGTCCGCGACCTCACCGACGGTGGCAGCCCAATTGTCCTGGAAGCGGTAGGCCACCTTCCGGCGTACCAGCAGGCCGTCGGAATCGTCCGCCCGGGCGGTGTGATCAGCCGAGTCGGCGTCCCGCAGTATCAGGAGGCGCCGATCGGGTTCGGTAGCCTCTTTGGTCCCAACGTCACTCTCACTGGCGGCCCCGCCCCGGTGCGCGCGTACATCGAGCAACTGCTGCCGGCCGTGCTCAACGGCAGCGTGAATCCTGGCAAGGTCTTCGATCGAACGGTCGGGTTGGAAGACACCCCCAAGGGTTACGCGGCGATGGACGAGCGCACCGCGTTGAAGGTGCTGGTCCAGCCATAA
- a CDS encoding DoxX family membrane protein — MATPESNNPTATARGTSPTSRTPEVVSVISPAAARALAVMRIAIGFVFLWAFVDKLFGLHYSTSSAGAWINGGSPTKGFLSGVAVGPFQSLFHSFAGAPWADWLFMAGLLGIGVAMIAGVAMRVAAASGVLLLAFMWLAAYPLAQFTSAGAATRSTNPIVDDHFINALVLIVVALTGAGATWGLGKQWARVPFVAAHPWAR, encoded by the coding sequence ATGGCTACACCGGAGTCAAACAATCCAACAGCGACAGCACGCGGCACTAGTCCGACGTCCAGGACACCCGAGGTCGTTTCCGTCATCAGTCCAGCAGCTGCCAGAGCACTCGCCGTCATGCGGATCGCAATCGGTTTCGTATTTCTGTGGGCGTTCGTCGACAAGCTGTTCGGCTTGCACTACTCAACCTCGTCGGCGGGGGCTTGGATCAACGGAGGATCACCCACCAAGGGCTTCCTGAGCGGGGTGGCAGTTGGCCCGTTCCAGTCGCTGTTCCACTCCTTCGCCGGAGCACCGTGGGCGGACTGGCTCTTCATGGCAGGACTGCTCGGGATCGGCGTAGCCATGATTGCGGGCGTCGCGATGCGCGTCGCCGCAGCTTCAGGTGTGCTGCTTCTCGCCTTCATGTGGCTAGCCGCATACCCACTGGCCCAGTTCACCAGTGCCGGTGCCGCCACACGTTCCACCAACCCGATCGTTGACGATCACTTCATCAACGCGCTCGTCCTGATCGTCGTCGCTCTGACCGGTGCCGGCGCCACCTGGGGTCTCGGCAAACAATGGGCAAGAGTCCCCTTCGTCGCGGCTCATCCCTGGGCCCGCTAA
- a CDS encoding LLM class flavin-dependent oxidoreductase, whose product MAAGTPAADGDARGGPGAVTRADVAFLSMKGALLQAATDWQLRPALADVARAAEDGGCDQLTVMDHWFQLGNFGGPQESMLEGYTTLDVLSGGRAQLGIGAAWYEREHLGLGVPFPPLFERFERLEETLQICRQMWSDNDGPFLGEQYHLAETICIPQPLHRIPILIGGNGEGKTLRLVARYGDACNLFAIAPQEMAHKIDVLRRHCQTEGRDPAEVRIMAISGADPVADTAGFLDLMSPTPNWVWTRSRSHRAALTLPAGSAQLHDSYPAQ is encoded by the coding sequence GTGGCAGCGGGAACTCCGGCCGCTGACGGAGACGCCCGAGGCGGTCCGGGCGCGGTCACCCGGGCAGACGTCGCCTTCCTCTCGATGAAAGGGGCGTTGCTGCAGGCGGCGACCGACTGGCAGTTGCGCCCCGCGCTCGCCGATGTCGCTCGGGCGGCGGAGGACGGCGGCTGTGATCAACTCACGGTGATGGACCATTGGTTCCAGCTGGGGAACTTCGGCGGCCCGCAGGAGTCGATGCTGGAGGGGTACACGACGCTGGATGTTCTGTCCGGTGGCCGCGCCCAGCTCGGGATTGGGGCTGCCTGGTACGAGCGCGAGCACCTGGGACTCGGGGTCCCGTTTCCCCCGCTGTTCGAGCGCTTCGAGCGACTGGAGGAGACGCTGCAGATCTGTCGGCAGATGTGGAGTGACAACGACGGGCCGTTCCTCGGCGAGCAGTACCACTTGGCGGAGACCATCTGCATACCCCAACCTCTCCACCGGATTCCGATTCTGATCGGGGGCAATGGGGAAGGCAAAACGCTGCGGCTGGTCGCCCGCTACGGCGATGCCTGCAACTTGTTCGCCATCGCGCCGCAGGAGATGGCGCACAAGATCGACGTATTACGCCGCCACTGCCAGACGGAGGGCCGGGACCCGGCCGAGGTACGGATCATGGCCATCTCGGGTGCGGACCCGGTCGCTGACACCGCCGGGTTCCTCGACCTAATGAGCCCTACGCCCAATTGGGTGTGGACCAGATCTCGGTCACACCGCGCGGCCCTGACCTTGCCGGCTGGGTCGGCGCAGCTGCACGACTCGTACCCAGCTCAATGA
- a CDS encoding site-2 protease family protein — translation MNQTLRIGRIFGIEVGVNWSVLLIFALIWGTLAFSELPLSRPGQSLTVYVGAGAIAALLFFISLLAHELGHAVLARRNGIGVQGITLWLLGGVSKLAGEPDDPATEVRISGVGPLISLLLGGFFFAVAQLGADAGIPGIAIDVLGWLGAINIVLGIFNLLPAAPLDGGRLLRAVVWKLTGDRFRGTVVSSRVGQVFGVAMIGLGIVAAFTLYGLSGLWLSLVGAFLVVSARGEERQARVLRVLATMYVGQIMRPTHPLRSTMTVAQVLMGLDDQRTEQGWPVVDDQDSLTGLLTLDRLLAVDPQYRSSTTLSQLARSLAPTLKVSPQSGLDGLMGLLSDTPQQWALVEVAGRPVGVIGPSDMARAWQMAQLRSTYR, via the coding sequence ATGAACCAGACGCTGCGTATCGGTCGCATCTTCGGCATCGAGGTCGGTGTCAACTGGAGCGTCCTTCTGATCTTCGCCCTGATCTGGGGAACACTCGCATTTTCCGAGCTTCCGCTGTCACGTCCGGGTCAGTCGCTGACCGTCTACGTGGGCGCCGGAGCGATTGCCGCGTTGTTGTTCTTCATCTCGTTGCTCGCACATGAACTCGGGCACGCCGTGCTGGCCCGCCGCAACGGTATCGGTGTGCAGGGGATAACGCTGTGGCTGCTCGGCGGCGTCTCCAAACTCGCTGGAGAGCCGGACGATCCCGCCACGGAGGTGCGCATCAGTGGCGTAGGCCCGCTGATAAGCCTGCTGCTCGGCGGGTTCTTCTTTGCTGTGGCCCAGCTCGGCGCCGACGCTGGCATCCCCGGAATCGCGATCGACGTCCTCGGCTGGTTGGGTGCGATAAACATCGTGCTGGGCATCTTCAACCTTCTTCCTGCGGCGCCGCTTGACGGTGGTCGGCTGCTGCGGGCGGTCGTGTGGAAGCTCACCGGTGATCGCTTCCGAGGGACTGTGGTCTCGTCACGGGTAGGCCAAGTGTTCGGAGTTGCCATGATCGGCCTGGGGATCGTGGCCGCCTTCACGTTGTACGGCCTGAGCGGGTTGTGGCTTTCGCTGGTGGGAGCGTTCTTGGTCGTTTCGGCTCGGGGTGAGGAACGTCAGGCCCGAGTCCTCAGGGTCTTGGCGACGATGTATGTCGGCCAGATCATGCGGCCTACTCATCCCTTGCGGTCCACGATGACGGTGGCTCAGGTGTTGATGGGCCTCGATGATCAGCGCACGGAGCAGGGCTGGCCCGTCGTCGATGACCAGGACAGCCTGACGGGACTGCTCACGTTGGATCGCCTCCTCGCGGTCGACCCGCAGTACCGGAGTTCCACAACGCTGTCGCAGCTCGCGCGGTCCCTAGCGCCCACGCTCAAAGTGTCGCCGCAGTCGGGGCTTGACGGATTGATGGGGCTGCTCTCAGATACACCTCAGCAGTGGGCGCTCGTCGAGGTAGCTGGCCGTCCGGTCGGGGTGATCGGACCCAGTGACATGGCCCGAGCCTGGCAGATGGCGCAACTGCGATCCACTTATCGGTGA